The following is a genomic window from Phoenix dactylifera cultivar Barhee BC4 unplaced genomic scaffold, palm_55x_up_171113_PBpolish2nd_filt_p 002565F, whole genome shotgun sequence.
TCATAAGTATTTGTCAACTATTTTCATCCCTCTTTGATTAGGGTTTCGATTTTTATTCATATCAAATCCATCGCTTCTTTCGGTGACTGGGGACCAACAATAGCCAAGAGGGTGGTGTTTTCGTTCGGCGATGAGTGATGATCAATTAACAACTGAAAGAAAactgagaaagaaagagattgaTTACATAAGAAAAGATTGTTTATTGATAATGACGACATTGTTCAAGTGATTAGATCAAaccattttttatttctttaactATCTTAGTTCTTTTGTTTCTTGGTTTCTTGATGTCACAGTTATGATTTGAGAGAAAAAGATTGAATGATTTTGATTTAGACGAATAATGCACATTAACTACAAgttctttcatttcttttcttttactttatccCTCAAGAAGCTCAAGAAGTTGGATTGATACAGATTAAGGGTGAGATTTTCATGGATTTACTTTTTGAAGTTCTTCATCTTATGTATTACAATTGGAAGTAGCTTGATGCTTAGCATTAAATTTACTGATAGCCTTTTGGTTGAAATTTTGAAGTGTTTGTAATGAGTTACTGCTTTCTATGCTTTAATATTGTAATGAAGATTgtcaagtcaaaaaaaaaaatagctttcatAATTAACTAAGTAATATGCATATTGTCATATTTCTCCATCTTTGTTTTTTCTGATTATTCATTTCTTGATTCCATTGTTTGTATTTTGcgtgagaaagaaagaaagattttgGTTTGTAGAGATCAAGAATgctataaaaattttaaactttTCCATTGTTTGTGTTTTCCATCTCATTGACTGATAAAGATAGTGATATAATAAAGGGCTAGCTTGTGGGCTTAGCGATGGTCTAGGTTAGACTATTATGAGTGTCAGGCAAGGCATGTTTTAATCACTTTAGTCTAAAAGCTGAAGCCAAAAGTCAAAGGGCAAAGACAAAGCTAGTACGGAGGCATGGTAGCATGTTGAATTCTGTTAAATACCACACAACCACCAAACTAATAAGCGAGGTCTCAGGGGCGACATGGAATGTTGGGAGAATAGCATGGAACGACATGATATCCGTAGTACCACAACACCTAATAGCTCATTAAGTAAGTGGATGCAATTGAAAGCTTATGACACGTACTTGTACTTAACAAAGCTCTTTAGAAAACATTCATCGGAAGCCACGCATGGAAAGTAATGTTCCTAGAGTAAGGATTTTCACTCTTTTTTCGATAAGAAAAACGAGATTTATTTTTTCCATTCCTCCAAACCCGCAATATGAACCTTTTTATACACCTATTTAAATGTACGAAAACAACCTTTATTTCTCTTCcaactctcctctctctctcacactctTGCTGCTCGCTTCGTGGCCATCGCCAATCTTTAGTAACCGGACACGACGAAGGGATAGAATTGGGAAGTGAAATCTTAGCTGGAAGAGGGGAGAAGGACTTTAAGGCTTTTTTCCGTCAACCAAGAAAGGACAGATTTCAACTTTTAGCAAGCTACATGGCAGCACGTGACCACTCCGTCATAACAGCCAAATGGAATTCACAACCAAGGTTCTAATTGAAAAAAGTTGAAAGTTTGATGATCTGATTGCACTAAATTAAGTTCAAGAGAAAATGGAAAACCTCCAAATAGTTCAGAATTTTTGGTGTGATTTTATTCTAAATTATTTAAGAAGGTTTCCTATGATAGAAAGGACAGTGCTTGGTAGGGAAGCTGGGAGTTCACCCTCAAGTGTCTTTATTTTATAGAAGTTGGCATGGACCACATCCCATGTTGTGAAAATGTTGATGGAAAGAGGGGTTGAATATTACCTCCAATTATGATCTTTGCTCAAACATAGAGGGATTAGTGACTTATGCTCTCTTCAATGCCCAAAGGCATTGCAGGTATGCTGATTATCTAATATTTTAATCGTATTATTGGCATACCATCCCACTTGAAGCCTTTCTATAGTATCTAAAATCATATGCTCATAAATTGGAAAGCAGGAAAGAATATATCTATTTTGCAAGTATTGTTTGTCATATCTGGCATACAAGAATGCacgaatttttgaaaaaaataatcttcTCATCTAGATTATATTGGATAATGCAATAATGCAAACTACCAAAATAATTCAGAGTGAAGAGCTGGTGATAGGTTGGACACTGAGGACTCCTTCATGATCTCACAACTTATCAAGATGGTATTTATTACTTAGGAGCCCACACCCCCTAGTTTTATAAGAGTTAACTTTGATAGTAGTGTTAATGATAGAGCCAGCAGAGGAGGAGCGAGTTTTATAATCAGAGCCCGGACTCTTAGATTATTGCGGCAGGTGGGAGACAACTTTTTAACCCATCCATTTTGGGGGTAGAGTTATAAGCTTCGTGGGAGGAAATGTGATATGCTATTATTTCCTTGAAGACTAATCATATTATCTTTGATGACGACTCAACTATAGTGGTCAGATTGATTTCAAAACACTCAAGATCTATTACTGAACAATGCCTATTGTTGGACATTTGTAAACTGCCAAGAATTGTATATCATTTGTCGTAGCTCATATCTATAAAAAGGCAAATAGAGCCGCAGAATGGGTGTCCACTTTTTTTACTGAGCACTTTGGTGGAAGCACAGTCATTCGCTATCCTCTTTCGGCATCTGACAGACACCCTCTATCTTATTGAGCATCACCTAAAGACACTACATGCATCTACTCCAGCTTACCTTCTCAACAAACTATGCCCACCTTGTAAACCCCATCCTGTTTACACTATGAATCTAGCAATCCATGGTGTGGTAGCGGCAAGGTCCTAGACGAGCTCTTCTATTCTTATGTTGGCTAGCCAATATGATATAATAATCATCGATGTAGATGTTGTTGTTGATAAAAAAGGTTGGCCTAGTTAATGGAGCACTCTTGTAATGAAGGAGGTAGTCCTTGAAGGTGATATGGATGCTATTAGCAGGAGAGCAATTGCAAATTCAGGCCTCTGCCACCATAAAATAGGCGAGGTAGGTGGTTGGGAAGAAATAAGGGTAGCACTAAAAGAGGATGCAAATGTGCTCGAAGGTAAGTGATCACTAGGTGGTGGTGAAGGAGAGGAGGAGTTGGGGATCTTGGCATAGGCAAATGTGGCATTGCATATGGCTAAGAACATGGTAGGGTCAATAGAATTGTGTGTCTATGGCTGAGGTTCAAGAGAAGGAGGGCGGTGGAAAGAGACAATGCCAGTACATAAAAGTGGCATTAACAAGAAATTTTCATATAGTTTATCCTATACATTTTTACATATTTATACAGTTGGGTAAAATTGTTTAACAAATACGAACCAAAAACAATGCATTGGTCTTTTCCTAATGAATAGGTTCTCTAATTCATGATTTTCTAAATAAccttaaaattaattatattattctTTACAAAAATATAACCTAGTCCATAAATATAGGCTATGAAAACTAAATCAGTGGTAAAATCCTGACACCATAAATAAGACCATTGCAGGTGACTCCAAATGTTGGAAAGCTAGGGTACCAAACTATTACTCTCTTgatacacataagaaatcttaaTTCTCCCCCATTGAGATGTCATGCGCTGTATATCAATAGAGTAGCATGGCAATCCTTACGGTCAAATAATTAATAGCCATTGTTCAAAATGGTTACTCTCCTTTTAGCTACAAATATGATCCATTGAGCTGATAAACAACAAGTATTTTTCCCAACCTATCTAGAATTCTATTAGTAGAACAAAGATATTGAAGAAACTTAATACCCTAGCCACGAAAAAAGGGCACCTCACAATTTAGGACACTAAGGGTGAGGTAGCAGTAAAGAAAATTGAAAAGGGGAGCAAGAAAGGCCTAAATTGGCATAGTGCCTTAGTATATCATTATTCCAACTTAATCTTTCACCATATTCGCTAATATATCTTTCACCATATGTGTCGCATAGGTGTAAGTTATGTTGCTCCAAATAGTGCTAAGATATTTCATGGCAAAATGTAGACATATAAAGAAATATTGACTTAGGAGAAATCACGTGactttattttgtattaatttaAGATACTTGGATCAAGATTATGTATCTCAAACTATTTTCTTGCATGGAACAATGAAGACAAATTTGACTTATTGAATCATATATAGATAAACTATATGGTTTAGCAGCCATCATCTTCATCAACCTTTGGTTATGTTAGAGATCAATCCATCAATTTATGATATAGGTTATGTTTATTTGCATCTAGATCAAGTAGCAAAACGCTAACTTGAAGCTTTACATGCATTCTTCAACTAATCAATAGTCTATGTTAATGCATCAATTTTATATAATCTAGTTAAATCAGGGAATAAAATAAAGACTGAGGGATCAAAGGATTTATGAACTTTAAAAAAGAAGTGTATGGAAGTATAATACCTATACTTATATGCAACTTCAAAAAAAGATAACAATCATGattgttcaaaataattttacatatcacatttttaatttataaagaaCATGCTAATTTCCATATCAAACAATTTATATAAAAGCATATGACATAAATTttgtaaatatttaaaaaattaaacctTTTTGATCCCTACTAATGTTTATTGTATATATATCTCACTTTGGCACAATACAACTGCAAGCGTCTCCTTTATATGTATATCTCTTTCCTAACAACTTACATGTCTTTTAACACTTTTTCAATTAGAATATCTTGTTAGTGATTTCAAATGAagtcaataaaaaatattatcattTTGATGTGCGTTTGTTCACTTTTCTCAAAAAGGACAAGCAAAGAAGTTTAAAAGAAATCATCTGGaggatattttttttggatagaataaataaaggatattttacaTGTAatgttataaaaaattattgatggatgaaacttttgaaaaattcaaTAACTCAAGAATTGTATGGTCCTGGATTTAGTTAATAATAACATAAGCACATCCTAAAATATCTTAAAGGAGAAATGAAatactgcaaaaaaaaaaaaaagaatagtgaTAATGAGATTTCATATTCATTTCCGATGTAGCTTATAGTGTGTTTTTCGTTTATAGGTTTAGAAttccaaataattttatttattcaacCAAGTCATAGAGGTTCTAGCTACTAAAAAATAATTGCCTCTTCTAGCATATGTAACTATGACATCCAACAAAGTATCTTCTTAAATCAATTTTCGCATCTATTTTATcacccaaatttttcttggaaaaaTTCAATAATTCAAGAAACTTTATGCTCAGTAGATGGATTAAATTGACAATAATAGAAAtatatcttaaaaataaaaaagtattaGATATAAAATTTTTGGAATAATAGAATTTAGATTTCAAATATATATCCACTGTAGCttatacccttttttttttaactgatagtaaaatttaaaatatcccTATTTATTCATCCAAATCATATAGGTGCTAGCTAGGAGAAAAGAATTACATCTTCTAATGGATCTAACCATGATGTCCAACTaagtattttctttaattaatttttgcatCTATTTTATCATTGgaacttaaattttaaaattatatcaaACAAATTATATTTCATTATAATCTTAAAAACGaatttaattaataataaacTTCCCTAAATTCTTTTCACACACGTGCATTGCACGTGTCCTGTGCTACCCACACTTCGTTGAAGGGAACTTGTCCATGTCAAAGCTGCTTTTTAATTTTCCGTCCTTCCATTTATCCGCCGCTCGACTGCCTCTTAACATCCAGTGATCAAAACaaatctccttcttcttcttcccccacccccctctctttctctcaacCAAACCAAATACGTCGGGCACTTTCATGGCGGTCTCAAACCCTAAAAGCCCCCAAAGTAACCATCTCTCCCCCTAAAACCCTATCATGTTTCGAGAAACCCTCGCCCCCTCCCCACCCTAATCGTGCCCCGATTCGAATCTAACTTCCTCTCTCCAATCGCTGGCGTGCGAGCCTACGCTTGGTgtggtctccttcttctccctctaTCGCTGCCGCTGCTCTGGCCTCCGGATCCGGTTGGGGCTGCTCGATCTGTGAGAATGGATGCGCGGGAGCCGTCCGGCGTCGTCGGTCTCGCCGGCAGCGGGGGCAAGGATGGGCCTGCGAACGAGGAGGGACCGCTTTCTGACGCGGAGGGCCTGGCCAAGGAGGCCGCCGTCCTGTTCCAGGGCCGGCGCTTCTCCGAGTGTATCGATGTCTTGAATCAACTTTTGCAGAAGAAAGGCGATGATCTGAAGGTGTCcgctatgttttgattttttccCCTCGGGTCTTGTCTCTCGTTGACGACTTATTTGAACAGTTCTTGTTTCTGTTATTTCTTTCACAGTTGATCAGTTTGGATCTTGGTCTGGTAGTTTGCACCCAAGCCATCTGATTCATTCTGTTGTCGAGTATTTTTTTGACTTATATTGATGAATTTttatccaaaatttgatttttttgatcCC
Proteins encoded in this region:
- the LOC120109704 gene encoding uncharacterized protein LOC120109704, producing the protein MDAREPSGVVGLAGSGGKDGPANEEGPLSDAEGLAKEAAVLFQGRRFSECIDVLNQLLQKKGDDLKVLHNIAVAEYFHDGCSDPSEAA